The nucleotide window TCTTTTACAGTTTCCAATTACTAtagacttttaaaggcttttatactattttccccaacttcataaaaaaaaaaaaaaggtagggaaaacaaatgaattcatgtcctgcattcatgtaggtctattccatttgcaagctatttttgggttgcgcataatcttaaaccatgtttaatttccctgtaaaatacaagaacaccaattgttaatgttttaaaccacacaaataaattaggaactgggattcaaatataaaacttaatgcaagatgttttaatcaaacaaaataagatacatactctaagatataagtataaaacaaaaaccctaacatcagaagacaagaaaatcctcaacaatcatttacttaaacaaaacatagagcctgtaaacaaatgctagttagagtttgatattaactgccatgataatggcactgaaagaattaaagttcctactgcaaaggaaacacatctgatagttttatataccggtactaacattggaattactaatcaagccaaaaacacattcattacaaagaaagaggccagagaacactttcattaatacaaagaaagaggtcggacatattatagaaataaatgctaaacattttaaagcctggctcattaatcccctgtttccaaacataccaccaaagtctgtaaaatatgggtgcaaaatcaaaatcaaaagataagccagagcctaatactagtacttttaatagtaaacataatattaaacccataaatttatactacaattactgttaaggagtgcctttaacacacctgcatggttcatatcaaaatcaaatttctatttaaaaacctatataaatatgccattactgcttctgtctttctaatttagagtgtacaccaatcactgtcactattattcaagttttttgcagtaacctttcaattcccactgagcccttccaaaatcatattagccatcaatcctctcatacacacattccctgggcttggatgacgaacagatgataattgcattttgagaacagggtatgagtttttgtacccattattgtcgaaggttattcaatgaatatacaaatatattggggttcaagaactgtgccctgatagatgagcaaaagaacatgtgcaatttcactttgttgtagttcgcaacacaaacttaaaataacaggcaaaacagacacatcatttatcggtatgacattttcgtattggtgctgccctatctatctacctattgtgcagagctactacggtatgggttcctcgtactaactaacggtcaaaacagacacatcatttatcggtatgacattttcgtattggtgctgccctatctatctacctattgtgcagagctactacggtatgggttcctcgtactaactttgttgccagcggaagaaaacggttagattacagtggtttgttgccagcggaagaacccgaccgattacaatacctagctggggggtgtaaaccccccagctaggtaatgagagaaaatcaatatttgatcaataaatcaagaactacttgccttgagttgctgaattttcagtgcagtagttgtagtctttgcccctataatatacatatcttacctgtcaccaatgcgctacaatttttgagaaaaatgtaaaaatacgcacaaaattgggccgggtgtagtacccacttaaatGTATCTGTTTTATATGTAGCTTCAAGTTGTTATGGGCATTGGTCCCCGCATTGGTCGTGCAAACCAGACACGAACAAAACATTTTGACACTGCAACAAAAAATTGATTGTAGTTTGTTTTTTTCAGATCGCGGGAAATGTGTCACCAACAAAACCGACGTGTCATCAAAATCTGTCCATTTTGAGAATCAGCACGCTGAAATCAGATCGGACTCTGGACATTTCAGCGATATTCCTGGTTTAACTGAGGAATGTGAAACAAAACATGacaatgttattgttattgcaaacAATAGAACTTCTGAATCTGATGAATTGAAAAACAATACAAGAGATGATGAAAATGCTAATGTTCACAAGAAAAACGTTTCTACTCATTTAACAAAAGAGAGGATAGAAGAAGTACAACAAGAACTCGAAAGAACTTCGGATCATACACCTGATGATGGAGATCCACTGTTAAATGATTCGAAACAAGTAGTTGATGGGTGATACTGGCGGTGATGAAAAATTACATGAATCTAAAGTAATCATGGTGATTATCAACTGTGAGAGAAATATTAAGAAAGATTAAAAGTAGCAACTCAACATGAGCAAGAAAATAACTGAGTATTGTATCTGATGCCATGGGTGTatttcccgggggggcactcaaatttgaagtgacggtatgtgcctcaataggccccctcttttgaagtcgactatacccgatgacccccttagtttttaaaagtcatacccgatgacccctttttttttagttatgactacccaaagaccccctttttggttggttgcggctacccaatgacccccttttttctagactTTCTAGAATAGCttcatcaaaatgccaaaaaataatgccgaaactttcaaattttgctcaattttttgaaaattttgccgaaactttcaaaatgttgctccatttttttacccgatgacccttttttttaaaatcgtatactcaatgacccccttttttcaaaatattttacccagtgacccccatttttattttgtttgtacccaatgacccccttttttaaaataacgctttgttccTGATAGGcacctacttcgcgacgccggtaggcacatacccgtcacttctaaagttgagtgcccccccccccggggtgtaTTTATGTGCAGAGCTTCAGGAGAGTTATTGCTCCCCGCTCACCTCAAAAGTCTGTTTATTtcacaagctgtatcaaaatgtttggtacccgtCAGTTTTGATATTGATTGAAAGGCCTGCACGTCTCTTCGAAATGTAACATTGGATCCTCTCAATATGGGCATAAAAAATGCCGTTTTTGgactcttaagggaaggggtatgaacgtttggacagtatttattgtgggacatcagagcacatcagacatatcgaattgcattctgaatacgaatgtcattctgatatcaaataattttgattttttgaaattcgcaatgtaatacacatttgatggcaaatcattaaaaattgatatttttgatatttaacagtactcgaagtaaacttctgatgatttatacttaacgtgtatatatgtaggtgggatgaaaagccgacgatcaattgaaaattttgacatttcgtattgaagatatggatttttcccccaaaacaccaaaaatattaggtcttttgagggaaaaaatccatatcttcaatatgaaaggtcaaaattttcaattgatcgtcggcttttcctcccagctaaatacactttaagaatatatcattagatttataaaatttacttcgaggactgttatatatcaaaaatttgaaaaatatcaaatttgtataatttgtcataaaatttgtattatattgtgattttcaaaaaatgaaaattatttgatatcagaaagacatgcttcgtattcagaatgcaattcgataggtctgaggtgctctcatgttccataaaaaattctgtcgaaacgctcattccagatcccttaataacgtTTATATACAAATTAGATGGATCTATGTTGTATGTTGATGTAGCATCtatccataatcactggaaactgatgggtaccaatcattttgatacaggcaTTATTGAGAC belongs to Amphiura filiformis chromosome 18, Afil_fr2py, whole genome shotgun sequence and includes:
- the LOC140139510 gene encoding uncharacterized protein; the encoded protein is MGCIASGMVQMSPENTNKVQPIPLKTDKVTKARAKEERKSALAKHRSITYHKAKSLSDRVLAEKETLSTSSTVRSSWSRSTAPTQIDSLYSQNTRDRGKCVTNKTDVSSKSVHFENQHAEIRSDSGHFSDIPGLTEECETKHDNVIVIANNRTSESDELKNNTRDDENANVHKKNVSTHLTKERIEEVQQELERTSDHTPDDGDPLLNDSKQVVDG